One segment of Sphingomonas qomolangmaensis DNA contains the following:
- a CDS encoding S26 family signal peptidase, with protein MKAKRPPAEAPLLAWGEARFAHNQRKLRHLRLAILGGAAMVLLAAPAVYSPTPRLVWNASVSAPIGLYWVWPGGAVSRGDMAIAWAPDPWRTLAARRHYLPANVPLVKRVAAVPGDLVCAFGPTILVGGEPVATRLVRDTSGRSLPWWQGCHRLAAHEYLLLMDAPASFDGRYFGITNRRDFIGRVRLIWRR; from the coding sequence GTGAAGGCGAAGCGTCCGCCTGCCGAGGCGCCGCTGCTCGCATGGGGCGAGGCGCGCTTTGCCCATAACCAGCGCAAGTTGCGCCATCTGCGCCTGGCAATCCTCGGCGGCGCGGCGATGGTGCTCCTCGCAGCACCGGCGGTCTATTCGCCGACGCCGCGGCTTGTCTGGAACGCCAGCGTGAGCGCGCCGATCGGACTTTATTGGGTGTGGCCCGGCGGCGCCGTGTCGCGCGGCGACATGGCGATCGCATGGGCGCCGGATCCGTGGCGGACGCTCGCCGCACGCCGTCATTATCTCCCTGCCAACGTGCCGCTGGTGAAGCGCGTCGCCGCCGTTCCGGGCGACCTGGTGTGTGCCTTCGGACCAACGATTCTGGTAGGTGGCGAGCCGGTAGCGACCCGTCTCGTGCGCGATACCAGCGGGCGCAGTTTGCCCTGGTGGCAGGGTTGCCACCGGCTCGCCGCGCACGAATATCTGCTGCTGATGGACGCGCCCGCCTCGTTCGACGGGCGCTATTTCGGGATCACCAATCGCCGCGATTTCATCGGCCGGGTGAGGCTCATATGGCGGCGCTGA
- a CDS encoding HlyD family secretion protein, with protein MQNRDDRQTTGYSGPEDPLNGLSGVAGGRAAPTSLFDDGQVKASDPLDGIAESREGARRSPSTSDVSNDQPDTLLRREAIQHARETAFGQPIARFPVSWTWATLTTLLVIIVVAAIMFNQTFERTAIVPGSLDVDGGRAQLFVNQPGTVESVLVGEGEIVKKGQPLFTLANNSVAIDGRGLRENLEAGFDEQAAILNERKLSLRQLAIQRDSEALAAQRLIESEMLSLRGAFSHQNQRLKMAEEDLDVIKPVAERGFISGNAVRQRELVLLAARQAADETAGRLRVLQEQGARQRAVSAQAKYTTQQEATVLAEATSALNQRRIQSDVGARQQIVAPTTGRVSAVQISPGQIARPQFPLLAIIPKGRAIVAVLHIPSRSIGLIRVGQEVRMRYHAFPYQRFGAAKAVIRQVSQTLIRPEESPSGALSDEPAYRVIAIIDRNDITAYGTRHRLLPGMTFDADIILEKRSFADWILEPLRARGNHG; from the coding sequence ATGCAGAACCGTGACGATCGTCAAACGACAGGGTATTCTGGCCCGGAAGACCCTTTGAACGGGCTTTCAGGGGTTGCGGGCGGCCGTGCCGCTCCGACTTCGCTCTTTGATGATGGCCAGGTGAAGGCTTCCGATCCATTGGACGGCATTGCGGAGAGTCGTGAGGGGGCGCGGAGGTCACCATCGACTTCAGACGTTTCGAACGATCAGCCGGATACGTTGCTGCGCAGGGAGGCAATACAGCACGCCCGAGAAACGGCTTTCGGGCAGCCTATAGCCCGATTTCCGGTGAGCTGGACATGGGCTACCCTGACAACCCTGTTGGTAATAATCGTCGTTGCGGCGATAATGTTCAATCAGACATTCGAGCGTACAGCGATCGTCCCTGGAAGTCTGGATGTAGACGGTGGCAGAGCTCAGCTGTTCGTCAATCAACCGGGCACCGTAGAAAGCGTTCTTGTCGGCGAAGGGGAGATCGTGAAGAAGGGGCAGCCGCTGTTTACCCTCGCAAATAATAGCGTTGCTATCGACGGTCGCGGCCTTCGCGAGAATCTGGAAGCTGGCTTCGACGAGCAGGCCGCTATCCTCAATGAGCGGAAGTTGTCCCTCCGGCAACTCGCTATCCAGCGCGATAGCGAGGCCCTTGCGGCCCAGCGCCTCATCGAGTCGGAGATGCTGTCGTTGCGGGGGGCGTTCAGTCACCAGAATCAGCGACTGAAGATGGCCGAGGAGGATCTCGATGTCATCAAGCCGGTGGCCGAGCGCGGCTTCATCTCAGGGAATGCGGTAAGGCAGAGGGAGTTGGTGCTCTTGGCTGCCAGGCAAGCGGCGGATGAAACCGCAGGCCGGTTGCGCGTTCTGCAGGAGCAAGGCGCCCGACAAAGAGCGGTATCTGCGCAGGCAAAATACACTACGCAGCAGGAGGCGACGGTGCTCGCCGAAGCAACCTCCGCGCTGAACCAGCGCCGCATCCAGTCCGATGTCGGTGCCCGGCAGCAGATTGTCGCGCCGACGACGGGGAGAGTATCGGCCGTCCAGATCAGTCCGGGTCAGATTGCAAGACCGCAGTTTCCTCTGCTGGCAATCATACCGAAAGGTCGAGCGATCGTAGCGGTCCTCCATATCCCCTCCAGAAGCATCGGCCTTATCCGGGTCGGCCAGGAAGTGCGAATGCGCTACCATGCGTTTCCTTATCAGCGTTTCGGGGCGGCTAAGGCTGTTATACGGCAGGTCTCGCAGACGTTGATCCGACCCGAAGAGTCGCCGTCAGGCGCGCTTTCCGATGAGCCCGCGTACCGGGTGATCGCGATTATCGACCGCAACGATATCACCGCGTACGGAACTCGGCACCGGCTTCTGCCAGGCATGACATTCGACGCTGACATTATCCTCGAGAAGCGTTCCTTTGCCGACTGGATACTCGAACCCCTGCGTGCACGAGGCAATCACGGATGA
- a CDS encoding toxin-activating lysine-acyltransferase, whose translation MAEKRSISYRLGAVARILSMTHYRSIDLQSIVAHTMPAIRLNQILLLEDVEGNPTAFLTWAYLTDEISRTALSGGLPVLQLGDWNGGVHLWIIDIVVIDDNIRVLLRRFIQIASRGHKVVMGIRGEGSSRSIKRVRILSRSSFTSGDPDGSGLAKS comes from the coding sequence ATGGCTGAGAAACGGTCTATTAGCTACCGGCTTGGCGCAGTAGCGCGCATCCTTTCAATGACGCATTACCGGTCAATTGACCTGCAAAGCATTGTTGCGCATACGATGCCGGCGATACGGTTAAATCAGATACTGCTTTTGGAGGATGTTGAGGGCAACCCTACGGCCTTTCTTACGTGGGCGTATCTGACTGATGAAATATCGCGAACGGCTTTATCCGGCGGCTTACCGGTTCTTCAACTCGGAGACTGGAATGGTGGGGTGCATCTTTGGATTATTGATATTGTCGTAATAGATGACAACATCCGCGTTTTGTTAAGGAGGTTTATCCAAATCGCTTCGCGAGGTCACAAAGTCGTCATGGGCATCCGAGGAGAGGGCAGCAGCCGCAGCATAAAAAGAGTCAGGATTTTATCGCGGTCGAGCTTTACGTCGGGCGATCCTGACGGGTCCGGTTTGGCTAAATCATGA
- a CDS encoding DUF736 domain-containing protein encodes MATIGSFTRDESGVFTGTIRTLTLNAKASIKPASKDNDKAPDYRITTSQGVEFGAGWTKISREDRPYVSVKLDDPSLPAPIYATLVEGEQGTHSLIWSR; translated from the coding sequence ATGGCCACCATCGGCAGCTTCACCCGCGACGAATCGGGCGTGTTCACCGGCACCATCCGGACCCTGACGCTCAATGCGAAGGCGAGCATCAAGCCCGCGAGCAAGGACAATGACAAAGCGCCCGATTACCGCATCACGACTTCGCAAGGCGTCGAATTCGGCGCCGGCTGGACCAAGATCTCGCGCGAAGACCGGCCCTATGTCTCGGTAAAGCTCGACGATCCCTCGCTCCCCGCGCCGATCTACGCGACCCTGGTCGAGGGCGAGCAAGGCACGCACAGTCTGATCTGGTCGCGCTGA
- a CDS encoding helix-turn-helix domain-containing protein yields MDGDDIDRATRAKRGSPFLNTEQAASYLGLSGRSLKRLRVRGQGPVFRRHCRFVQYHIDDLDAWSREHSARGISS; encoded by the coding sequence ATGGACGGCGACGATATCGACCGGGCAACGCGCGCGAAGCGCGGCTCGCCCTTCCTCAACACCGAGCAGGCAGCAAGCTATCTCGGGCTCTCGGGGCGGTCGCTCAAACGGCTGCGGGTGCGCGGGCAGGGCCCGGTATTCCGCCGGCATTGCCGCTTCGTCCAATATCATATCGACGATCTCGACGCCTGGAGCCGCGAGCATAGCGCGCGCGGGATAAGCTCGTGA
- a CDS encoding lytic transglycosylase domain-containing protein, which yields MAALSGFALAALLALPDPSGIGGVSRWSVEIQAAATRCGVPGEWIARVMQAESAGKTTIDGRPIRSVKGAIGLMQLMPATWAELRRDLDLGDDPDLPADNIVAGACYLRRMYDRFGYPGLFAAYNAGPARYAAWLGGEARLPAETMAYLRSVSGDVPAPTEASSPPAHTLFLVRRVAPSPTREASYSNPVLAIFVLRREVP from the coding sequence ATGGCGGCGCTGAGCGGCTTCGCGCTGGCGGCGCTGCTAGCCTTGCCGGATCCGTCGGGCATCGGCGGGGTCTCGCGATGGTCGGTGGAGATCCAGGCCGCCGCAACACGCTGCGGCGTGCCCGGGGAATGGATTGCGCGGGTGATGCAAGCGGAAAGCGCCGGCAAGACAACCATCGATGGGCGCCCGATCCGCAGCGTTAAGGGCGCGATCGGGTTGATGCAGCTGATGCCCGCGACCTGGGCTGAGTTGCGGCGCGACCTCGACCTTGGTGACGACCCGGACCTGCCGGCCGACAACATTGTCGCCGGTGCTTGTTATCTGCGGCGCATGTACGACCGGTTCGGCTATCCCGGGCTGTTCGCTGCCTATAACGCCGGCCCCGCGCGCTATGCCGCTTGGCTCGGCGGCGAGGCCAGGTTGCCGGCCGAAACCATGGCCTATCTGCGCAGTGTCAGCGGGGATGTGCCGGCCCCGACAGAGGCCAGTTCCCCACCGGCCCACACGCTGTTTCTCGTACGCCGCGTCGCGCCTTCGCCGACCCGCGAAGCCAGTTATTCGAACCCAGTGCTCGCGATATTCGTGCTCCGCCGAGAGGTCCCGTGA
- a CDS encoding peptidase domain-containing ABC transporter, whose translation MTGVLNLSGRRRIEVIRQSEAAECGTACLVMMANYHGHALDMPAMRRRFGTSLKGITLRIMMEIANSIHLTTRAIRCEPDELAQLKLPAILHWRGNHFVILEQVTRKRITIVDPALGRINIAKSALSRGFSGVALELAAAPAFKAQTERTPLTLTSMVQFSPNIVRGLIQAMVLSIIIELLVLASPFYMQIIIDEALVKGNIDLIESLAIAFGMVLLFRVAAVLLRGFVIQFISQNLSFDMRTKVFHHLIRLPLEWFSKRQIGDIQSRFGSIDPIQQFISNGAIIGILDGVLGALVLALMFAYSAKLAIIVLISMLLIIPIRVGTLQLERRLAGDLIVNQAFEQTRFLETLRAFNTVKSTGAELAKEGQQRNATAAAVNSMIRAGNIKLASNGANALLDGLASIIVIYVGALEVLSGTLTVGMLMAFVAYERQFGTRFVNLIETIISWKLLSVNLMRLADIALAKKEDGIDGGGYKGVVEGHIECRAASYTYGFGEKPVLSNVNLTVQPGEFVAIVGASGCGKSTLLKVITGLFNASSGKVLLDGRPIKEWDVREIRRQIALVTQEDRLMTGSIAENIALFDEDIDLEYVKSCASLARIDAEIRAMPMGYETLVGDMGSSLSSGQQQRVMIARAIYRRPKVLVLDEGTSHLDTENETALNLALKQLRMTRIIVAHRPETIAAADRRVEIRNGSVFVLRDPKHSATSPFGPEGISLAS comes from the coding sequence ATGACAGGAGTGCTCAACCTATCCGGGCGTCGCCGCATCGAGGTCATTCGGCAATCAGAAGCTGCGGAATGTGGAACTGCATGTCTGGTTATGATGGCGAACTATCATGGACATGCGCTCGACATGCCAGCGATGCGCCGACGGTTCGGCACTTCGCTCAAGGGCATTACCTTACGCATTATGATGGAGATCGCAAATTCTATCCATCTTACAACCCGGGCCATACGCTGCGAGCCCGATGAATTGGCCCAGCTCAAATTGCCGGCGATCCTGCACTGGCGCGGTAACCATTTTGTCATTCTAGAGCAGGTAACGCGTAAAAGGATCACGATCGTCGACCCGGCCCTTGGACGCATCAACATCGCGAAAAGCGCCCTTTCCCGTGGGTTCTCCGGCGTGGCCCTTGAACTTGCCGCGGCTCCCGCTTTCAAGGCCCAGACGGAGCGAACGCCTCTCACGCTGACCTCTATGGTTCAATTCAGCCCTAATATTGTCCGGGGCTTGATCCAGGCAATGGTCCTTTCGATCATAATTGAATTGCTTGTATTGGCTTCACCCTTTTACATGCAGATAATAATCGATGAAGCTTTGGTAAAGGGCAATATCGATCTCATCGAGTCCCTTGCAATCGCATTTGGGATGGTGCTTTTGTTTCGGGTGGCGGCCGTTCTATTGCGGGGTTTCGTCATTCAGTTCATATCGCAGAACCTCTCATTTGATATGCGAACCAAGGTGTTCCATCACCTTATACGGCTTCCACTGGAATGGTTTTCAAAGCGACAGATTGGCGATATTCAAAGTCGCTTTGGATCTATCGATCCTATTCAGCAATTCATTTCCAATGGTGCCATCATCGGTATCCTTGATGGTGTGCTAGGCGCCTTGGTGCTGGCGCTCATGTTCGCGTATTCAGCGAAGCTCGCGATAATCGTACTGATATCGATGTTATTGATCATTCCAATAAGAGTTGGAACTTTGCAGCTTGAGCGGCGCTTGGCAGGCGACCTGATCGTTAATCAGGCTTTCGAGCAAACGCGCTTCCTCGAGACCTTGCGAGCATTTAACACAGTGAAATCAACTGGCGCTGAGTTGGCTAAGGAAGGCCAGCAACGAAACGCTACAGCTGCCGCCGTTAACTCAATGATCCGGGCTGGCAATATAAAGCTCGCCAGTAATGGCGCCAATGCGCTGTTGGACGGGCTGGCAAGCATTATCGTGATTTATGTCGGTGCACTCGAAGTGCTGTCCGGGACCCTGACCGTCGGAATGCTGATGGCGTTTGTTGCTTACGAGCGGCAGTTTGGTACCCGCTTCGTCAACCTTATCGAGACGATAATCTCTTGGAAGCTGCTTTCAGTTAATCTGATGCGTCTCGCCGACATTGCATTGGCGAAAAAAGAGGATGGTATCGATGGAGGAGGATATAAGGGTGTCGTCGAGGGTCATATAGAGTGTCGGGCTGCATCATATACGTACGGTTTCGGAGAAAAGCCTGTTCTCAGCAATGTGAACCTTACCGTTCAACCGGGAGAGTTTGTTGCCATTGTGGGTGCATCAGGATGCGGGAAATCAACCCTTCTTAAGGTAATTACTGGCCTATTTAATGCCAGCTCAGGAAAGGTCTTATTGGATGGACGACCGATAAAGGAGTGGGACGTTCGAGAGATACGTCGGCAGATTGCACTGGTAACGCAGGAAGACAGGCTGATGACGGGGTCAATTGCCGAAAACATCGCGCTTTTTGACGAAGATATAGACCTCGAATACGTAAAGTCGTGCGCTTCCCTCGCCCGAATCGATGCCGAGATCAGGGCTATGCCCATGGGGTATGAAACGCTGGTCGGGGACATGGGATCAAGTCTTTCGAGCGGTCAACAGCAGCGTGTGATGATTGCCAGAGCGATATACAGGCGACCAAAGGTGCTGGTTCTGGATGAGGGCACCTCACACCTTGATACCGAAAACGAAACTGCGTTGAACCTCGCACTAAAGCAGCTTCGGATGACTCGCATTATCGTAGCCCATCGGCCCGAAACCATAGCTGCTGCCGACCGCCGCGTGGAAATCCGGAACGGATCAGTTTTTGTCCTTCGCGACCCGAAGCACTCTGCCACCTCACCCTTTGGTCCGGAAGGAATCTCTCTTGCCTCATAG
- a CDS encoding helix-turn-helix domain-containing protein: protein MATHADGARLTPRQHECLGHVYARRTSKEISAITGLAVGTVDTYIAEAVTALGARNRRHAAELIHGNSTPADTPGKPIPEKTGVVATSPRSLTTNEPEELQQQFTLLPVRKKGAIGNDLGPVARLIAIIGFAIVLAASFGMLAVGMRVISDLATGLR, encoded by the coding sequence ATGGCTACCCACGCTGATGGCGCGCGACTGACGCCGCGGCAGCACGAGTGTCTCGGCCACGTGTATGCACGTCGCACCTCCAAGGAAATTTCGGCAATCACCGGCCTGGCGGTCGGCACCGTTGATACGTACATCGCCGAGGCTGTGACTGCGCTGGGCGCGCGCAATCGTCGTCACGCAGCCGAGCTGATCCATGGAAACAGCACTCCAGCCGATACCCCCGGAAAACCCATACCCGAAAAAACCGGGGTCGTCGCGACGTCGCCACGATCGCTAACCACTAACGAGCCGGAGGAGCTGCAACAACAGTTCACGCTTCTCCCGGTTCGTAAAAAGGGAGCAATCGGTAATGATCTTGGTCCAGTCGCCCGACTCATCGCAATCATCGGCTTCGCCATCGTGCTCGCCGCCAGCTTCGGCATGCTCGCCGTCGGGATGCGTGTCATCTCCGATCTCGCAACAGGCCTGCGCTGA
- the rlxS gene encoding relaxase/mobilization nuclease RlxS (I built this because a sul1 chimera in AMR looks like the C-terminus.), producing the protein MSDDEFTPRPGKPGAGDGRHLVKYGGRVLAAARLAGSKSGVRARRFDGSRIGRGASIARLLSSRDRFGGSRARRAIVKARLVRMAGTGLPAARAHLRYIQRDGVTREGAAGELYGRDVDTADGKAFLDRCTEDRHQFRFIVSAEDGAEYPDLKPYIRRLMAQAEHDLGTRLDWVAVDHFNTDQPHTHIMLRGVDDRGENLVIAREYIAHGLRERAAGLATLDLGPRTDREIESRLRHDVGQERLTAIDRRLLRRMDADRVTGPAHNDPFQQAVATGRLRKLGAMGLAEDLGGGRWQLAQGLEETLRRMGERGDIIRLMQRELTARRLDRAHADRVIESDLPATLIGRVIRRGFSDEHRDRHYLIVDGIDGRVHYLDIGRASATDPTPEGAIVRVAPRTAEMREADRTIAAVAKAHGGRYSVELHLEHDPDASRPFAEAHVRRLEAMRRASVVEREANGSWIISGDHVDRATAYESRQLRDRPAAIETLSSMPLDRLPVAEAATWLDRVLAGDEPVVARDAGFGREVRVALATRRQWLVEQGLADTEGEGGARLRRGVLVALQRRELLRAAGTLREELGKAFVEAGPGQKVEGRLTRRVALASGRYGLVERSREFTLVPWRPVLDRHLGKPVGGIMRADGISWQLGRSRSGPQVS; encoded by the coding sequence GTGAGCGACGACGAGTTTACGCCGAGGCCCGGCAAGCCCGGCGCCGGCGACGGCAGGCACCTCGTGAAATATGGCGGACGCGTCCTTGCCGCCGCGCGGCTGGCAGGAAGCAAAAGCGGAGTCCGTGCGCGACGGTTCGACGGCAGCCGGATCGGGCGCGGTGCGAGCATCGCTAGGCTGCTGTCGAGCCGTGACCGGTTTGGCGGGTCCCGGGCGCGGCGCGCGATCGTAAAGGCAAGGCTCGTGCGCATGGCCGGGACCGGGCTGCCGGCGGCGCGTGCACACCTGCGCTATATCCAGCGTGACGGTGTGACGCGCGAGGGAGCTGCCGGCGAGCTCTACGGGCGCGATGTCGATACTGCCGACGGCAAGGCGTTCCTCGATCGCTGTACCGAAGATCGCCACCAGTTCCGCTTCATCGTTTCCGCCGAGGACGGCGCCGAATATCCCGACCTCAAGCCCTATATCCGTCGCCTGATGGCGCAGGCCGAGCACGACCTTGGCACCCGGCTCGATTGGGTGGCGGTCGATCACTTCAACACCGACCAGCCGCACACCCATATTATGCTGCGCGGCGTCGACGACCGCGGCGAGAATCTTGTCATCGCCCGCGAATATATTGCGCATGGACTTCGCGAGCGCGCTGCCGGGCTTGCCACGCTGGACCTTGGCCCGCGCACCGACCGCGAGATCGAGAGCCGGCTTCGCCACGATGTGGGGCAAGAGCGGCTGACCGCGATCGATCGCCGCCTTCTTCGCCGTATGGATGCCGACCGCGTCACCGGCCCTGCCCACAATGATCCCTTCCAGCAGGCGGTGGCGACGGGGCGCTTGAGAAAGCTGGGCGCGATGGGGCTGGCTGAGGATCTGGGCGGTGGCCGCTGGCAGCTCGCCCAAGGGCTGGAGGAGACGCTCCGCCGTATGGGCGAGCGCGGCGACATCATCCGGCTGATGCAGCGCGAGCTTACGGCGCGCCGGCTAGACCGGGCGCACGCCGACCGCGTTATCGAAAGCGATTTGCCTGCAACGTTGATCGGGCGCGTCATCCGGCGCGGCTTTTCGGACGAGCATCGCGACCGCCACTATCTCATCGTCGACGGGATCGACGGACGAGTTCATTATCTTGACATCGGCCGCGCCAGCGCCACCGATCCGACACCCGAGGGTGCCATCGTGCGGGTTGCGCCGCGGACGGCCGAAATGCGCGAGGCCGACAGGACGATAGCGGCGGTGGCGAAGGCGCATGGCGGACGATACTCGGTCGAGCTGCATCTCGAGCATGATCCGGATGCCAGCAGGCCGTTCGCGGAGGCACATGTCCGTCGCCTGGAAGCGATGCGGCGTGCCAGCGTTGTCGAGCGCGAGGCGAACGGGAGCTGGATCATATCCGGGGACCATGTCGACCGGGCCACTGCCTACGAGAGCCGGCAGCTTCGGGACCGACCCGCGGCAATCGAGACCCTTTCTTCGATGCCACTCGACCGCCTGCCTGTTGCAGAGGCCGCTACCTGGCTGGACCGGGTGCTCGCCGGAGACGAGCCGGTGGTGGCGCGCGACGCCGGGTTCGGGCGCGAGGTGCGGGTCGCGCTTGCCACGCGGCGACAATGGCTGGTCGAACAAGGGCTCGCCGATACAGAGGGCGAGGGCGGAGCGAGGCTGAGGCGAGGCGTGCTGGTAGCGCTACAACGGCGCGAGCTGCTACGCGCCGCAGGCACGCTGCGCGAGGAGCTTGGCAAGGCGTTCGTCGAGGCCGGGCCCGGCCAGAAGGTCGAAGGCCGGCTGACGAGGCGCGTCGCGCTGGCGAGCGGACGCTATGGCCTTGTCGAGCGCAGCCGGGAGTTCACGCTGGTGCCATGGCGACCAGTGCTTGATCGGCATCTTGGCAAGCCGGTCGGGGGTATCATGCGTGCCGACGGGATAAGCTGGCAGCTGGGCCGAAGCCGTAGCGGACCGCAGGTATCATGA
- a CDS encoding helix-turn-helix domain-containing protein, with product MKQQTASAIPRRDVTEDALESIVAICCAALDGKGCGDLAYQAPRLAGAAPAGEEPAVLSAAARAKRLYAARRRRDRIFGVHAAMIGDPVWDVMLDLFVAHHEGRKVSVSSACIAACVPPTTALRWIRSLERCKLVVRTPDNHDGRRQLVALSAQGLLIVEEAMVEF from the coding sequence ATGAAGCAGCAAACCGCTTCCGCGATACCAAGGCGTGACGTCACGGAAGATGCCCTCGAATCGATTGTTGCGATTTGCTGTGCAGCGCTGGACGGTAAGGGGTGTGGCGATCTCGCCTATCAAGCGCCCCGGCTCGCCGGTGCAGCTCCTGCAGGGGAAGAACCTGCCGTGCTTTCGGCGGCCGCGCGGGCAAAGAGGCTTTATGCCGCGCGACGGCGCCGCGACCGCATTTTCGGTGTCCATGCTGCCATGATCGGAGATCCGGTCTGGGATGTGATGCTCGACCTGTTCGTTGCCCATCACGAGGGGCGAAAAGTGTCAGTTTCCAGTGCGTGCATCGCCGCCTGTGTTCCGCCCACCACGGCGCTACGCTGGATCAGATCACTCGAACGTTGCAAGCTGGTCGTCCGGACGCCTGATAACCATGACGGACGCCGGCAGCTCGTAGCGCTTTCAGCGCAGGGGCTCCTCATCGTCGAGGAGGCCATGGTCGAGTTCTAG
- a CDS encoding prolyl hydroxylase family protein, which produces MSTIVSVPESLVLNNLSRRDDMYHIEGRGIDLFLLRDFLDLAECEALIELIEADNHPSRLMGAGEANFRTSHSCPLAHSRHPLVAEVDRRISELTGIPLNRQEGIEGQRYRVGQEFRPHFDAFVPGSEYFPAEMQVGGQRTWTVMLALNTPKCGGGTAFPNAGVRIRPKAGNLIAWDNLNGCGEINPSSLHCGEPVVAGDKYIATKWHRQRKFAPPRAHVFSSGTARAL; this is translated from the coding sequence ATGTCGACTATTGTAAGCGTACCGGAATCGCTAGTTCTGAATAACCTGTCGCGGCGTGACGATATGTATCATATCGAGGGCCGTGGTATTGATCTATTCCTGTTGCGCGACTTTCTTGATCTCGCCGAATGTGAGGCGCTTATCGAGCTGATCGAGGCTGATAACCATCCTTCCCGACTGATGGGAGCAGGGGAGGCTAATTTCAGGACGAGCCACAGCTGTCCTCTTGCACACAGTAGGCATCCGCTGGTTGCCGAAGTCGACAGGCGAATATCCGAGCTGACCGGCATCCCTCTTAATCGCCAGGAAGGTATTGAGGGGCAGCGATATCGGGTCGGGCAGGAATTCAGGCCGCATTTCGACGCGTTTGTACCGGGCAGCGAGTATTTTCCTGCAGAAATGCAGGTCGGAGGGCAGCGTACCTGGACGGTAATGCTGGCGCTGAACACGCCGAAGTGCGGCGGGGGGACGGCCTTTCCAAATGCTGGCGTGAGGATCCGGCCCAAGGCAGGAAACCTAATCGCCTGGGACAATCTCAATGGTTGTGGCGAGATTAACCCGTCCTCGCTGCACTGTGGAGAGCCGGTCGTTGCGGGCGACAAGTACATCGCGACCAAATGGCATCGGCAACGAAAGTTTGCTCCGCCTCGTGCTCACGTGTTCAGCAGCGGAACGGCCAGAGCACTATAG